The sequence below is a genomic window from Brachyhypopomus gauderio isolate BG-103 chromosome 5, BGAUD_0.2, whole genome shotgun sequence.
tgtggtcgGGTGTGACGGTTCCCAGCTTGTGTAAATGGCCCTTGTTCTCCATGAACAGGTGAATGAGGGCGCCCCGTAACCCGCAGGGCTCGTCTACCGACGCGCGGATGATGTCTCCGGACACTCGCGCGGTCATCCGTGTAGGAAGCAGCAACTCGTGACACTGCAAACTCGTTTTCTTTGCGATAACGAGAGACTTCTCGATTCGCTTGATCATGTCACGCTGAAGACCCAGATCTTCTTCCTCCAAGCTACACTCGGACCCGAGGCCTGTAAGGAGAAATAAACAAGAACATGAACAACCTCTTCCATCGACATCTAAACACCTCAAACGAAACCGAGTCACCACACCGCCAGTCCGCGAGTTTGTCAAGTCATCAGCTGATTTTAGCCTGTGGGCGTGGTGGACGACGACGGCCAACTGGGAACTTCATGTTTAATTCTCTATAGTGTTATTCACTAACACTATAGAGCGTTTGTTATTCACTAACACTATAGAGCGTTTCAAACAGCGTAGCGTTTAAAAGAGTGAACGCCGCCTAACACACGCGCTATAGATGATACATGGAGGCTACTTACTTGAAGAGCTCATTGCTTTCCTCAGTGTGCCAGGGGCTGCAAAGTTTTCCGTATCAGACCTGAAGAGTCTAACAAAATTTCTCAACATTCCGGCTAGGTTATCCTCTTCGGGAATAACGGATAATCCGTGTCCAAAACCCAGTGCCTGAGTATAGACCATTCTAGGCTTATTTGCTCGTAATAAATGTCGCCCGCCGCCTTAACAGAGTGTGTTGTACCTTCCATGTATGCGTTAGAAGTGGAAATGCACGCGACTCTTCCCCAGCGCGCTACTTATACGCGCGTGCAGTCCGGTTGCATCAGCTGGAGCTCGCGTGTGGGACGGCCTCCGTTTCCATAGAAACTGTGCTCTTGCGCAATACGTCTGCGAAGTTAAATCAGCTTGCGTAGTGCAACTACGGTGCATATTGCGTTTACTGTATACTGAATATGTTTGTTTGGCTAAATGAAAATAATTGTTTTAGTTTGTTTGGCTAAATGAAAATAATTGTTGTACAT
It includes:
- the LOC143514599 gene encoding DNA damage-inducible transcript 4-like protein, translated to MVYTQALGFGHGLSVIPEEDNLAGMLRNFVRLFRSDTENFAAPGTLRKAMSSSSLGSECSLEEEDLGLQRDMIKRIEKSLVIAKKTSLQCHELLLPTRMTARVSGDIIRASVDEPCGLRGALIHLFMENKGHLHKLGTVTPDHSLTPTFELSVVFRLDRDGWPPLKHFFANDKVLRLRPEYQLVKRKLYSSAKPTVLESY